One Coregonus clupeaformis isolate EN_2021a chromosome 21, ASM2061545v1, whole genome shotgun sequence DNA window includes the following coding sequences:
- the LOC121539711 gene encoding repetitive proline-rich cell wall protein 1-like, giving the protein MPVYNMPVYNMAVYTMAVYNIPVYNIPVYNMAVYNIPVYNIPVYNMAVYNIPVYNMPVYNMPVYNIPVYNTPVYNIPVYNMAVYTMPVYNMPVYNMPVYNMPVYNMPVYNMAVYNMAVYNMAVYNMPVYNMAVYNMAVYNMAVYNIPVYNMPVYNMPVYNIPVYNMAVYNMAVYNMAVYNMAVYNMAVYNMPV; this is encoded by the coding sequence ATGCCAGTCTACAACATGCCAGTCTACAACATGGCAGTCTATACCATGGCAGTCTACAACATTCCAGTCTACAACATTCCAGTCTACAACATGGCAGTCTACAACATTCCAGTCTACAACATTCCAGTCTACAACATGGCAGTCTACAACATTCCAGTCTACAACATGCCAGTCTACAACATGCCAGTCTACAACATTCCAGTCTACAATACGCCAGTCTACAACATTCCAGTCTACAACATGGCAGTCTATACCATGCCAGTCTACAACATGCCAGTCTACAACATGCCAGTCTACAACATGCCAGTCTACAACATGCCAGTCTACAACATGGCAGTCTACAACATGGCAGTCTACAACATGGCAGTCTACAACATGCCAGTCTACAACATGGCAGTCTACAACATGGCAGTCTACAACATGGCAGTCTACAACATTCCAGTCTACAACATGCCAGTCTACAACATGCCAGTCTACAACATTCCAGTCTACAACATGGCAGTCTACAACATGGCAGTCTACAACATGGCAGTCTACAACATGGCAGTCTACAACATGGCAGTCTACAACATGCCAGTCTAA